A stretch of the Balearica regulorum gibbericeps isolate bBalReg1 chromosome 23, bBalReg1.pri, whole genome shotgun sequence genome encodes the following:
- the ATP12A gene encoding potassium-transporting ATPase alpha chain 2 — protein sequence MVKKKSDIYSIEIYGTKELEKTEMGDEEKYKDLKGNKKKKKTEDLKKELELDDHKLSTSELEEKYGTSISKGLSSARAAEILARDGPNSLTPPKATPEIVKFLKQMVGGFSILLWIGAVFSWISFGIQLAQGAESPFDNLYLGVVLALVVILTGIFAYYQEAKSTNIMASFSKMIPQQALVIRDAEKKELPADQLVVGDIVEIKGGDRIPADIRLIFTQGCKVDNSSLTGESEPQSRSCDFTHDNPLETRNIAFYSTTCVEGTATGIVINTGDRTIIGRIASLASGVGNEKTPIAIEIEHFVYLVAGVAVSIGVLFFIISVSMRYKILDSIIFLIGIIVANVPEGLLATVTVSLSLTAKRMAKKNCLVKNLEAVETLGSTSIICSDKTGTLTQNRMTVAHLWFDNQIYSADTSEDQTTQPFDQSSPSWTALSKIVTLCNRAEFRPGQENLPIMKRVVVGDASETALLKFAEVILGDVMNIRARNKKVAEIPFNSTNKFQLSIHETDDPNDKRFLLVMKGAPERILERCSTIMINGKEEPLDSEKAEAFQTAYMELGGMGERVLGFCHLYLPENEFPDTYQFDTDSMNFPTSNLCFVGLLSMIDPPRSTVPDAVSKCRSAGIKVIMVTGDHPITAKAIAKSVGIISATSETVEDIAKRLNIPVEQVNRREATAAVVNGMELKDMSLQQLDDILCNHSEIVFARTSPQQKLIIVEGCQRQGAVVAVTGDGVNDSPALKKADIGIAMGIAGSDAAKNAADMVLLDDNFASIVTGVEEGRLIFDNLKKTIAYTLTKNIAELCPFLIYIIASIPMPIGTITILFIDLGTDIIPSVALAYEKAESDIMNRRPRNKRKDRLVNEQLAVYSYLQIGIMQSVGAFVTYFTVYAEQGFLPSTLLGVRVDWENNAINDFEDSYGQEWTKYQRMYLQWTGYTAFFVSITIQQVADLIIRKTRRNSIFQQGLFRNKVIWVGIFSQIGIALILTYGLGHVTALNFTPLRFQYWFVAVPFAILIWVYDEVRKLFIRRYPGSWWDKNMYY from the exons ATGGTAAAG aaaaagtctGACATTTACTCCATTGAGATCTATGGGACAAAAGAGCTAGAAAAAACAGAGATGGGAGATGAAGAAAAGTACAAAGACTtgaaaggcaacaagaaaaaaaagaagacagaagacCTTAAGaaagagctggagctg GATGACCACAAACTCAGCACTTCAGAACTGGAGGAAAAGTATGGTACAAGCATCAGCAAA GGTCTCTCTAgtgcaagagcagcagagatTTTGGCTCGGGATGGTCCCaactcactcactcctccaaAAGCCACTCCTGAAATTGTCAAGTTCCTCAAGCAGATGGTGGGAGGGTTTTCCATCCTCTTATGGATAGGAGCCGTCTTCTCCTGGATTTCATTTGGCATTCAGCTTGCTCAGGGAGCTGAATCACCCTTTGACAAT CTCTACCTTGGTGTCGTCCTGGCCCTGGTTGTTATCCTCACTGGTATCTTTGCTTACTATCAAGAAGCTAAAAGCACAAACATCATGGCCAGCTTCAGTAAAATGATTCCACAG CAAGCTCTTGTGATCAGAgatgcagaaaagaaggaaCTACCAGCAGACCAGCTGGTGGTTGGAGACATCGTGGAAATAAAGGGTGGAGATAGGATCCCAGCGGACATTCGTCTGATCTTTACTCAGGGTTGTAAG GTGGACAATTCTTCACTCACAGGGGAATCAGAGCCACAGTCTCGTTCCTGTGACTTCACCCATGACAACCCCTTGGAGACCAGGAACATTGCATTCTACTCCACCACCTGTGTGGAAG GCACTGCTACTGGCATTGTAATCAACACTGGGGATCGCACTATCATTGGGCGGATTGCCTCTCTCGCATCGGGAGtaggaaatgagaaaacacCCATTGCTATTGAAATAGAACATTTTGTCTACCTGGTGGCAGGAGTGGCTGTTTCCATTGGTGTTCTCTTCTTCATTATATCTGTTTCTATGCGATACAAGATTCTGGACTCCATCATCTTTCTCATTGGCATCATTGTGGCTAACGTGCCAGAGGGACTGCTAGCCACAGTAACG GTGAGTCTGTCTCTGACAGCCAAGCGGATGGCAAAGAAGAACTGTTTGGTGAAGAACCTAGAAGCTGTAGAAACACTCGGTTCTACCTCCATCATCTGTTCCGACAAGACAGGGACCCTCACACAAAACAGGATGACTGTTGCTCACCTCTGGTTCGATAATCAGATCTACTCAGCTGACACCAGTGAAGATCAAACAA CCCAGCCTTTTGATCAAAGTTCTCCGTCATGGACAGCATTATCAAAAATTGTAACTCTCTGCAACCGGGCGGAATTCAGACCAGGACAGGAGAATCTCCCAATAATGAAG AGAGTTGTGGTAGGTGATGCCTCtgaaacagctctgctgaaatttGCTGAAGTCATTTTAGGTGATGTCATGAATATTAGAGCGCGGAACAAGAAAGTGGCTGAAATTCCTTTCAACTCTACCAACAAATTCCAG CTTTCCATTCACGAGACTGATGATCCCAACGACAAACGCTTTCTGCTGGTGATGAAAGGCGCCCCAGAGAGGATTTTAGAGAGATGTAGCACCATCATGATCAACGGCAAAGAAGAACCACTGGACAGTGAAAAGGCAGAAGCTTTCCAAACAGCCTACATGGAGCTGGGGGGCATGGGAGAGAGAGTGCTGG GTTTCTGTCATTTGTACCTGCCTGAAAACGAGTTTCCAGACACCTACCAATTTGACACAGATTCCATGAACTTCCCAACCTCCAACCTGTGCTTTGTTGGGCTCTTATCTATGATTGACCCACCTCGTTCCACAGTGCCAGATGCCGTCTCAAAATGCCGCAGTGCTGGGATCAAG GTTATCATGGTCACTGGCGACCACCCAATCACGGCCAAGGCCATTGCCAAGAGTGTAGGCATCATTTCAGCCACCAGCGAGACTGTGGAAGATATTGCTAAGCGCCTCAACATTCCTGTTGAGCAAGTTAATAGACG AGAAGCTACAGCAGCAGTGGTTAATGGGATGGAGCTGAAGGATATGAGCTTGCAGCAGCTGGATGATATCTTGTGTAACCACTCAGAGATCGTCTTTGCTCGGACATCGCCCCAACAGAAACTGATTATAGTTGAAGGCTGCCAAAGGCAG GGAGCAGTTGTTGCCGTGACTGGAGATGGAGTCAATGACTCCCCTGCTCTTAAAAAAGCAGATATTGGAATTGCTATGGGTATTGCTGGTTCTGACGCAGCTAAAAATGCAGCTGATATGGTACTGCTGGATGATAACTTTGCTTCTATTGTCACAGGAGTGGAGGAAG gccGCCTGATCTTTGACAACCTAAAGAAAACAATTGCCTACACCCTGACTAAGAATATTGCTGAGCTCTGTCCCTTTCTCATCTACATTATTGCCAGCATTCCAATGCCCATTGGCACTATCACCATCCTATTCATTGACCTGGGCACAGACATT ATCCCCTCTGTTGCATTAGCTTACGAAAAAGCTGAAAGCGATATTATGAACAGGAGACCTCGtaacaaaaggaaagacagGCTGGTGAATGAGCAGCTCGCTGTATACTCCTATCTGCAGATTG GTATCATGCAGTCAGTGGGAGCCTTTGTAACCTATTTTACTGTGTATGCTGAACAAGGTTTCCTCCCTTCCACGCTGCTTGGTGTGCGAGTCGACTGGGAAAACAATGCCATCAATGACTTTGAGGATTCATATGGACAGGAATGG ACTAAATACCAGAGGATGTACCTACAGTGGACTGGCTATACTGCCTTTTTTGTCAGCATCACAATTCAGCAAGTTGCTGATTTGATCATCAGGAAAACACgaagaaattccattttccaGCAGGGTCTTTTCAG GAACAAAGTCATCTGGGTGGGTATATTTTCCCAGATAGGAATTGCTCTGATTCTTACCTATGGTCTTGGACATGTTACGGCCCTGAACTTCACACCGCTGAG GTTTCAGTATTGGTTTGTGGCTGTACCGTTTGCCATCTTGATATGGGTCTACGATGAAGTCCGCAAGCTGTTTATCAGGAGATACCCAGGAA GCTGGTGGGACAAGAACATGTATTATTGA